The genomic window GAGAGGCGGACACATGGTTGGAGCGCGGTTCCCGGCGCACACCTGGCGGCACCTGTCTTCGTGCGATGCGCTCTCGCTGTCGCAGCCTGAAGAGCAGCACACTCAACGCCACAGTTTGCAGCAGTATGAAGATCTGCGGCAAATGAAGAGATCGTTAATTATTCGAGAAACTGCACTTCGGCTGCAAGTCAATTGCCCACCTCAAGGCCAACGATGGCCCACATGTAGAGCTTATCGCGCTGCTGGATGTACCGCTGACTACGGTTCAGCGTCTCTAGACAGCTGCTTGGATAGATCTGCTGGGCGGTGTCATTACCAGTGGCCTGATAACAACTCGCTGGCACCAGCAGATGCAGGCGCTTGTAATCGTCGGCACCGTTGTAGCCGCAGCAGTGATGGGAGACCTCGTACTGATGCATACGCTCGGGTTCGCTGTCCAGATTATGCCAAGCCAGTTCCAGCTGCTGCCAGGCGCCACCAGAGCTCCTTAGGGACGGACTGTGATAGTGGTGCAGCTGAAGGTACTCCGCTGCCAGGGCAATCAGTATGAACATGGTGAACTTTGGGAAGAGTTCAGATAGTTACTATTCCTGTGATGTTAGGATACGGTGTTTCCGTTTGCTTACAATCAAATTGACACAAAGCAAGTTGGCGACCATGCCATAGCATCCGAAGATCACGATCATACAAATGGTGCCACCCAATACCAAACTCTTGACAAAATACGTGTGCTCCGGCGTGTTGGGCTCAGCCATCTGCAGTCCTAGTCCTGCTCCAGCCATCACTCCTATGCCCAGTAGCTTCAATGCCAAagattattaattattattattaattcaaACAGGAGCTGCAAGAATCAGACTTACCATATAGAGTAGATTGGAGAACAGGCCCGTGTATTTTATTGTGTTATAGCAGCCGTTCATCGTGAGAGTGGTGCAATCTGCGGCAGATGCGCCAAATTTAAAGCCATTGCATCGCGACCTTTCCCAGGGGCCAGCGATAAGGAGtaagagaaagagaaacagaTTGCAGCGACGCTTTCTACATTCGGTTGCTTTATTCAAGTGGTATAAAAATTAAGGTCGAAGTTAGTAAGTACAGCTAAAAATTTCCTAACACTTCTTAATAAATATGACGTAGATATAGCATTCAACTATGCTATCTAGATCTATAGAGTCGCAATGCGTGGCGGGAGAAA from Drosophila yakuba strain Tai18E2 chromosome 2L, Prin_Dyak_Tai18E2_2.1, whole genome shotgun sequence includes these protein-coding regions:
- the LOC6528375 gene encoding protein late bloomer, producing the protein MNGCYNTIKYTGLFSNLLYMLLGIGVMAGAGLGLQMAEPNTPEHTYFVKSLVLGGTICMIVIFGCYGMVANLLCVNLIFTMFILIALAAEYLQLHHYHSPSLRSSGGAWQQLELAWHNLDSEPERMHQYEVSHHCCGYNGADDYKRLHLLVPASCYQATGNDTAQQIYPSSCLETLNRSQRYIQQRDKLYMWAIVGLEIFILLQTVALSVLLFRLRQRERIARRQVPPGVRREPRSNHVSASRAHLLHDA